From the Brachyspira intermedia PWS/A genome, the window ACACAGAAAGAAAAGAAAATTATATAACTATAGATTTAGGATACAATACAAAATATGAAGATTATTATTATTTCACTGATTTGACTCAGGAATATATATCAATCCATTCTTCCTATAATATATAGAATTTTTTTAATCCCCCACCCTTTATATTTACAGTTATAATCTGCAATTTTAACTTTCAATTTTTTTATCATAAAATTAGAATTTATAGCACCCCACCCTAGTTTAAAATAAATTTATTAATCTCCTCACCGCACGGTGAGCAACACTATAAATATTGATTTAATATTATTGAAAATAAATCTAGAATAAAAATTAAGCTAAACGTGCGTTTAAATAGATTCACTATCTAATAAACACTTGGGCGGGCATACTTTTAATAAGTAAGCAAAAAAGAAAAATTAAATTATTTATTTAAAAAATAACTAAAAAATATAAAAGGGCGGGGTATGTAATTAAATCATTATATTTGACTTATAATATTTTTTGTATATAATTAGAAATATCAATATCTATAAAAAATAATAAAATTTGTCGCCGGATAAATTTTTTTAAACGTTTGTATTCATACCGTAGGCCTTAGAAAGTATGAACACAAACGTTTTTTTATTATGGGGTATTTTTTATGAATGTACTGAATATGTTTATCAAATATGTATCATTAAACGTTCTCGGTATGATAGGATTGTCATGCTATATACTTGCTGACACTTTCTTTGTAGCAAGAGGAATAGGCTCTGATGGACTTACAGCTTTAAATATAGCTATACCTATTTTCAATTTAGTCAATGGACTTGGATTAATGCTTGGTATGGGATCTGCTACTAAATACGCAATATTAAAAACTCAGAATAAAAATAATGAAGCTAATATTATATTTACTAACTCTTTGATTTATATATTAATAATATCTGTTTTGTTTATAGTTGTAAGTATTTTCCTTACATCGCATATAGCATATATTCTAGGTGCTAGAGATAATATACATACTATGACAAATACATATATTAAGATGATACTTTTATTTTCACCTATGTTCATGCTTAATAATGTACTTTTAGGATTCGTTAGAAATGATAATCACCCAAGACTGGCTATGATTGCTATGCTTATGGGAAGTTTATTTAATATAGTTTTTGATTATATATTTATATTTCCTTTTAATATGGGAATATTCGGAGCTGTACTTGCAACAGTTTTTTCTCCTATTGTAAGTATATTAATATTGTCAACATTGTTTATAAAAAAGAAAAATACATTTTTTATTGTTAAGCCTAATATAAGTTTTAAGAAATTTTTTGAAATATCTTCTCTTGGAATATCTTTTCTTATAACAGAATTATCATCAGCTTTTGTTATGGTGGCTTTCAATATAATAATATTAAATATTGCCGGTAATGTAGGAGTTGCAGCTTATGGTATAACTGCTAATATAGCATTAGTAATAATAGCAATATTCACAGGAATGGGACAAGGAGTGCAGCCTATTATAAGTATGAATTATAATAATGAAATGAATATAAATAAAATATATAAATACTCTATAATTTTATCAGCTAGCATTTCTATTGTAGTTTATATAATCACTTTTGTATTTGCAAATGAAATAACTTCAATTTTTAATAGAGATAATATTGAAGAGCTTCAAAAAATATCTGTTAATGGACTTCGCATATATTTCACAGCATTTATATTTGTGGGTTATAATATTATAACTTGTGTATATTTTTCTGCTATGGATAAAGCTAAACCATCGTTTATAATATCTATATTAAGAGGATTCGTATTTATAATGCCTTCAATATTTATTTTATCTTCGCTTTTTAATATGACAGGAGTATGGCTTTCTTTTCCAACGGCTGAAATTTTTACAAGCATTTTTTCTTTTATATTTTTTATAAATTTTAACAAAAAGAAAAGGTACTAAAATTTACTATTTTTTTTGTTTATATAATCACTGACTTAATAAATAGATAAATAATTTTATGCACAAACAAGAATAAATATTTCATATATACTGAAAATTTTTAAGTTTGTCAATTTTTTTATTCAACTTTTTCCCACCGTAAAAAGTGCAAGTATAAAATTAGTACTAAATAATACTAATTTTTGTTTTAATGTAATATAAAACATTAAATTTAATCTAAAATATAGCCTTTTTGCTTCTCGCCGTAGGCGGGCTTCGCCTGTGGCAACAAAAGAAGTGGGGGGTGCGGGGCAAAGCCCTGCAAATATTTAAAATTTAAAAAATTATTTTTGACAAAATATATTTGTTTTGGTATATACTGAAAATTTTTAAGTTTGTCATTTTTTTATTCAACTTTTTCCCGCCGCAAAAAGTTGCAAAAAATGCAAGTATAAAATTTTAGTATTAAATAATACTAAAATTTTACTACAGGTAAAATAATTTATTAAATTGAAGCAAAATATAGTCTTTCGCTGCAATTGGGCACGCCAAGAGGTGGACGTCGTCCAAAAGAAGTTGGGTGCGGTGTGCTTTGCAGCAAAGCCCTCCACATATTTTCAATGTAACAACTTTATTTTTGACAAAATATAATTGTTTAGGCATATACTAAACACAGTTAATAGGATTTATTGCTATTATTATTTATGTATTAATTTTATATTTTTCTTGAATTTGATTTTATGATAAACAGCTATAATGATAATATATTTTTAAGTTTAAAATTCATTAATAATAAAAAAGGGTTAAAACTTAATATCAAGTTTTAACCCTCATAATTTCATAAACTATAAATTACATTTCTACAACTAAAGAAGTACCCATACCGCCGCCTATACAAAGCGTAGCAAGTCCTTTTTTAGAACCGCGTTTTTTCATCTCATATAAAAGTGTAGTAAGTATTCTAGCTCCGGAAGCTCCGATTGGGTGTCCTATAGCAATAGCACCACCATTAACATTAACTTTATCCATATCGAATTTTAGTTCTCTAGCAACAGCTATAGATTGAGCAGCGAAAGCCTCATTACTTTCTATCAAGTCCATATCTTCAACTGTAAGATTAGCCATTTTCAAAGCTTTTCTAGTTGCTTCTACAGGTCCTATACCCATTATTCTAGGTTCAACTCCATGAGTAGCATAACCCAAAACTTTAGCCATATACTTAATTCCAAGCTCATCAGCTTTTTCTTTAGACATAACTACTACAGCAGAAGCAGCATCATTGATACCAGAAGCATTACCAGCAGTAACTGTACCGTCTTTCTTGAATGCCGGCTTTAATCTGCCTAAAGATTCCATAGTAGTACCAAATGTAGGATGTTCATCTGTATCAACTACTATTTCACCTTTTTTAGTTTTTATTGTAACAGGAACTATTTCATCTTTAAATCTTCCGCTTTTTACAGCAGCCTCAGCTCTATTTTGACTTCTACATGCAAACTCATCTTGTTCCTGTCTAGTTATTCCCCACTTTTCTGCAATATTTTCGGCAGTAACTCCCATATGATAATGCTCAAAAGCACATATAAGAGCATCATTAAGTAAAGTATCCTGCATCTTAGTTTCAGCCATTCTAGCTCCCATTCTCATAGCTGAAGAAGTATAAGGAGCCATACTCATATTTTCTGTACCGCCTGCAACTACTATATCAGCATCTCCAGCTCTAATCATTTGTGCTGCCATTGATACTGCTCTAAGTCCAGAACCGCATAATATATTGATAGTTAATGCAGGCTTATCTACAGGTATTCCGGCATTAATAGAAATTTGCCTTGCTACATTTGGAAGAAGTGCTGATTGTATAACACAGCCAAAATAAGTTTCATCAACTTGTTCAGGTTTGATGTTTGCTCTTTTTAATGCTTCTTTTACTGCTATTGTACCTAATTCTACAGCAGATACATTGGAAAATGATCCCAAAAATTTGCCTACAGGTGTCCTAACAGCACTTGCTATTACTATTTCTCTCATGTTTTCTCCTTAAAAATTATTTTTATAATAGATTATTTTTCTGAAATGTGTCCCATTATACTATAGTATAGTAATTTAAAATTGCTTTTACAAGTTTATTTATAATTTTTTTATTATTGATCTAATCAATGCATTGTAAATACGTTTTTTATATATTGTTTAAATTAAAATTATTAATTTTTATTATTGCTGATATTAATAATTAAATATTAGTTATATTATAAGTTTTAAAGCTATAAACGAGCAGCTGATAATTTTATTATCAGCTAGATTTTGGCGAGTTTATCGCTAGCAATAATAAGAATAAACGAGTAGCTGATAACTAACGAAGGAAGTTGTCAGCTAGATTAAAAATAAAAAATCGAGCGTCTATCAGATAAAAGCTGATAGAGATTTTAAAACGAGATTTTTTATATATAATAAGTTTATCACTAGCAATAATAAAAAACTATAAAGCAAAAGTGCAGGCATATGTAAATAAATCAAGAATGCACAAATCCTAATGAATCAAAATGAATTTCTTTATTATTTAAATCTATAAATCTTATATATGTATTTGAATATTCTTTTACTTTTCCTATTTTTATTAAATTATTTTCCTCGGGGATATTATCTGAAGTTGTAAAAATAACAGCATAATCTTCTCCGCCTGTAAGAATAGATTTTAATATTTCTTTATTATTATTTTTATTGTCCTTATTAAAAAATCTATTTACTAAATTCCAATTAGAAGATTCATATATTTCTATAGTTTTATTTGACTCTTCAGCAATATGAGAAGTATCTTGTAAAAGTCCATCACTTATATCTATAGATGAGTTGATTTTATATTTATTAATTATATCCTGCCATCTATCATAAAAAAGTTTAGGTCTTAAATGAGTTTTAATACTATAATCATTATAATCATAATTTCCAGATAAAAGTTTTTTAAGTCCTAAATCACTTTCTCCTACAAAACCAAGTACATAAACATTATCATCAATTTTAGCATTGCTTCTTAATATTGATTTATTCTTTTCTATAATGCCAATCAATGTTACAGAA encodes:
- the thiL gene encoding thiamine-phosphate kinase; this translates as MQEFKLIEKIKELTKSNNTDNLNIGDDCAVIRNISTDKDVLVTTDILVENIHFSLNYYSFYDIGYKSAQANISDIICKGAEPKNAFISLSIPKKINDENILEWYSGFIEACKPYNIEISGGDTTSSNDFFFISVTLIGIIEKNKSILRSNAKIDDNVYVLGFVGESDLGLKKLLSGNYDYNDYSIKTHLRPKLFYDRWQDIINKYKINSSIDISDGLLQDTSHIAEESNKTIEIYESSNWNLVNRFFNKDNKNNNKEILKSILTGGEDYAVIFTTSDNIPEENNLIKIGKVKEYSNTYIRFIDLNNKEIHFDSLGFVHS
- a CDS encoding acetyl-CoA C-acetyltransferase, producing the protein MREIVIASAVRTPVGKFLGSFSNVSAVELGTIAVKEALKRANIKPEQVDETYFGCVIQSALLPNVARQISINAGIPVDKPALTINILCGSGLRAVSMAAQMIRAGDADIVVAGGTENMSMAPYTSSAMRMGARMAETKMQDTLLNDALICAFEHYHMGVTAENIAEKWGITRQEQDEFACRSQNRAEAAVKSGRFKDEIVPVTIKTKKGEIVVDTDEHPTFGTTMESLGRLKPAFKKDGTVTAGNASGINDAASAVVVMSKEKADELGIKYMAKVLGYATHGVEPRIMGIGPVEATRKALKMANLTVEDMDLIESNEAFAAQSIAVARELKFDMDKVNVNGGAIAIGHPIGASGARILTTLLYEMKKRGSKKGLATLCIGGGMGTSLVVEM
- a CDS encoding MATE family efflux transporter, translating into MNVLNMFIKYVSLNVLGMIGLSCYILADTFFVARGIGSDGLTALNIAIPIFNLVNGLGLMLGMGSATKYAILKTQNKNNEANIIFTNSLIYILIISVLFIVVSIFLTSHIAYILGARDNIHTMTNTYIKMILLFSPMFMLNNVLLGFVRNDNHPRLAMIAMLMGSLFNIVFDYIFIFPFNMGIFGAVLATVFSPIVSILILSTLFIKKKNTFFIVKPNISFKKFFEISSLGISFLITELSSAFVMVAFNIIILNIAGNVGVAAYGITANIALVIIAIFTGMGQGVQPIISMNYNNEMNINKIYKYSIILSASISIVVYIITFVFANEITSIFNRDNIEELQKISVNGLRIYFTAFIFVGYNIITCVYFSAMDKAKPSFIISILRGFVFIMPSIFILSSLFNMTGVWLSFPTAEIFTSIFSFIFFINFNKKKRY